The following are from one region of the Ostrinia nubilalis chromosome 28, ilOstNubi1.1, whole genome shotgun sequence genome:
- the LOC135085522 gene encoding M-phase inducer phosphatase-like, which translates to MWGESSKNCENNCQCSGLITESFRINSGNSGTKRKQEEASSHNYKIKMNPHSLNFNQTPSPIATPSKRRILGEIQNVNVSPLLRKLSPSIERLKNSPSIDRNSLSPLTSRSFKRSTSKITKIFEERSKFKMSNKENELSFSETFVKLDVEEETRDCSFGETFQSTKTSNWSTTKLDFTDTLPTKPYHLEKKEDIYVPEKDTEMDPDFETLHDLEEEFENDNFDECTKYEIISTDSPNIISRGRTSAYRKVDTRNFVFGAPIAESEQSTSFNRPNANATRMLNFEDENFEFTSPAAKRPATSNLSVKKSLKFTETPTKNPLRHERSDSSIGSMSSFSSPASSKLRLFTSESTTSMESGFISELEEPFLDIEEASNSPKMANFNDLLSGQIKDSIIPGGFLKRPALHRSLSFNPESSKVKVSLLSILENPQEKKSQKRTERSEDEDVVNKRRKSNVLTPDVERVQRPVLQRAFSENNASIMSALARSAIEPDLIGDFSRPFALPLAEGEHADLRSIAPETLAQLLRGEFDHVVSDYQVIDCRYPYEFEGGHIAGARNLYTHAQVQDLAQSAPRAPSSVLVFHCEFSRERGPNLSRYLRSFDRAKNKENYPHLNYPEVYLLHEGYRAFYQKYPELCSPAGYTAMLDPRHKHLLRKHRSMSNTTSSTNNRRQRLLL; encoded by the exons GTTGATCACCGAGAGCTTCAGGATCAACTCGGGCAACAGCGGCACCAAAAGGAAGCAAGAAGAAGCGTCCTCCCAcaactacaaaattaaaatgaacCCACACTCCTTGAACTTCAACCAGACACCCTCACCGATAGCCACACCGTCCAAGCGCAGAATCCTCGGGGAAATACAGAACGTTAACGTCTCACCGTTACTTAGAAAACTCTCACCGTCTATTGAAAGGTTGAAGAATTCACCGTCAATAGACAGAAATTCACTGTCTCCGTTGACGAGCAGGAGTTTTAAAAGGAGCACGAGTAAGATTACAAAGATATTCGAGGAACGGTCAAAATTCAAGATGTCTAATAAGGAGAATGAGTTGTCGTTCAGTGAGACGTTCGTCAAACTTGATGTGGAGGAGGAGACCAGAGATTGTTCGTTCGGTGAGACCTTCCAGTCGACTAAAACGAGCAACTGGTCCACAACAAAG TTGGATTTCACCGACACCCTCCCCACCAAACCCTACCACTTAGAAAAGAAAGAGGACATCTACGTCCCTGAAAAAGACACAGAAATGGACCCGGACTTCGAAACGCTACACGACCTCGAAGAAGAATTTGAAAACGACAATTTTGACGAATGTACTAAGTACGAAATCATTTCTACGGACAGCCCAAATATCATATCTAGGGGTCGAACGTCTGCATACAGAAAAGTCGACACTAGAAACTTTGTATTTGGTGCTCCGATCGCAGAAAGCGAGCAGTCCACCTCTTTTAACCGACCAAACGCAAACGCAACTAGAATGTTGAATTTCGAAGACGAAAACTTCGAGTTTACCTCACCAGCTGCCAAAAGACCAGCGACCAGTAATTTGTCAGTGAAAAAGTCTCTAAAATTCACCGAAACACCAACTAAAAATCCTCTAAGACACGAAAGGAGCGATTCCAGCATCGGATCCATGAGTTCGTTCTCGTCTCCTGCGTCCAGCAAACTTAGGTTATTCACGTCTGAATCCACCACATCTATGGAAAGTGGATTCATATCTGAACTAGAAGAACCGTTCTTAGACATCGAAGAGGCATCGAACTCACCAAAAATGGCCAACTTCAACGACTTACTCTCTGGGCAGATAAAGGACAGTATTATACCTGGAGGATTTTTGAAACGGCCAGCGTTGCACAGGAGTTTGAGTTTTAACCCGGAGAGCAGTAAAGTAAAAGTGTCTCTGTTATCCATTTTGGAGAATCCTCAAGAGAAGAAGTCTCAGAAAAGGACAGAAAGGTCTGAGGATGAGGATGTGGTGAATAAGAGGAGGAAATCTAACGTTTTGACTCCGGATGTTGAGAGGGTTCAGAGGCCAGTACTTCAGCGAGCATTCTCGGAGAATAATGCTTCTATCATGTCTGCTTTGGCAAGAT CGGCAATCGAACCGGACCTAATAGGCGATTTCAGCCGTCCCTTCGCGCTACCACTGGCCGAGGGAGAACACGCGGACCTCAGAAGCATAGCACCAGAGACCCTTGCCCAACTGTTAAGAGGAGAATTTGATCACGTGGTGTCTGATTATCAG GTCATAGACTGCCGCTACCCGTACGAGTTCGAAGGCGGTCACATTGCCGGAGCTCGCAACTTATACACGCACGCGCAAGTTCAAGACTTGGCTCAGAGCGCTCCTCGGGCTCCCAGCAGTGTGTTAGTCTTTCACTGCGAGTTCTCCAGAGAAAGAGGGCCTAATCT ATCGCGCTACTTACGTTCCTTCGACCGCGCAAAGAACAAGGAAAACTACCCTCATCTCAACTACCCCGAGGTCTACCTTCTCCACGAAGGCTACCGCGCCTTCTACCAGAAGTATCCGGAACTGTGCTCGCCGGCCGGATACACCGCCATGTTGGATCCACGCCACAAGCATCTACTGAGGAAACACAGATCTATGAGTAACACCACGTCATCCACTAACAATAGGAGGCAACGGCTTTTGCTGTAA
- the LOC135085133 gene encoding uncharacterized protein LOC135085133, translated as MQRNDRWPEDYDPDGSRSRPGSRRNSASLSRRSSAKKEKEGKKKSPSNTPSSASSTPKKVVKPQNLEFMVTGKQCLKKCDRANSLPGYNRRTMSSDAKTKKLFESPKRTANASQSSKSRETSLEDDMSLDLSQVSDFEDTNSKYGIKTKFQALATSTPKAQKAKPRSGSLQSHLAKEVRKPRFERDSTFSCSRESVFKSSSSASPYKYGANTTELDYSSVSPEYSGQSSNEMSPRVGGEVATPRSIEPHLSSCCGSSWQDCSEAERTAVDRDSGEWSEFWANYNNSVARVPVKSYYDQCPTPYRTENIDLADLEFSTEGSRKRSPDNIDHINYVIRNEGLHLTPRETQNMIKCAHILGNVLTKAIERRCKEKDQVDDRVQEVKVENEDPEIENKKKTLTLDLKETNEPAVVEEEKRCETVTTQTDISLPNTKSAPRIFEKILRQLSKSSLDEGIKAMNISMSENESKVLENTEVKEESNQLEVKKD; from the exons ATGCAACGCAACGACCGCTGGCCCGAAGACTACGACCCCGACGGCAGCCGAAGCCGCCCTGGTTCTAGAAGGAACTCCGCCTCTCTTTCTAGAAGAAGCAGCGCCAAGAAGGAGAAAGAAGGAAAGAAGAAGTCACCCTCAAACACGCCCAGTTCCGCCAGTTCCACCCCCAAGAAAGTGGTGAAACCGCAGAATTTGGAGTTCATGGTCACGGGGAAGCAGTGCTTGAAGAA ATGCGACCGAGCCAACTCCTTGCCTGGGTACAACAGACGGACTATGAGCAGCGACGCGAAGACCAAGAAGCTCTTTGAGTCTCCCAAGAGGACCGCCAACGCCTCCCAGTCCTCTAAGAGCAGGGAGACTAGTTTGGAAGACGACATGTCGTTGGATTTGTCGCAG GTTTCCGACTTCGAAGACACAAACTCCAAGTACGGCATCAAGACGAAATTCCAAGCGCTGGCCACGTCCACACCCAAAGCTCAGAAGGCGAAGCCCCGCAGTGGTTCTCTCCAGAGCCACCTGGCGAAGGAAGTCAGGAAGCCACGCTTTGAGAGAGACAGCACTTTCTCTTGCAGTAGAGAGAGTGTGTTCAAGTCCTCGTCTTCAGCGAGTCCGTATAA GTATGGAGCCAACACCACCGAGCTGGACTACTCGTCGGTGTCCCCGGAGTACTCCGGACAGTCCTCCAATGAGATGTCTCCGAGAGTGGGAGGGGAGGTCGCCACTCCGCGGAGCATTGAGCCTCATCTGTCCAG TTGCTGCGGCAGCAGCTGGCAGGACTGCAGCGAGGCGGAGCGCACAGCAGTGGACCGGGATAGCGGCGAGTGGTCAGAGTTCTGGGCCAACTACAACAATTCTGTCGCTCGGGTGCCGGTCAAGAGTTACTACGACCAGTGCCCCACGCCTTATAGGACTGAGAATATTGACCTGGCCGACCTGG AATTCTCAACCGAAGGCTCCCGAAAGCGTTCTCCAGACAACATTGACCACATCAACTACGTCATCAGAAACGAGGGGCTCCATCTCACTCCCCGAGAAACCCAGAACATGATCAAATGCGCCCATATCCTCGGCAATGTTCTTACCAAGGCCATAGAGCGACGATGCAAGGAAAAAGACCAAGTCGACGACCGCGTCCAAGAAGTAAAAGTCGAAAACGAAGATCCGGAGAtagaaaacaaaaagaaaacgcTTACCTTAGACCTGAAAGAGACGAACGAACCTGCAGTGGTTGAAGAAGAAAAGAGATGCGAGACTGTGACAACGCAGACCGATATTTCCCTGCCGAACACCAAAAGCGCGCCACGAATCTTCGAGAAAATCTTACGTCAGCTGTCAAAAAGTTCGCTGGATGAAGGCATTAAAGCAATGAATATCAGCATGAGTGAGAATGAGAGTAAGGTTTTAGAGAATACAGAGGTTAAAGAGGAATCTAATCAACTTGAagtaaaaaaagattaa